TACAAGTTCTTTCAAAACATTTCTtacattttcaaatttactacttatttatttcaataatcCAAATATGACTGATTCATATGTCCCATTACCACAGAGTGCTGGTTATGCTGTGGTTGTTGGTTTGGGGTTTGTCTTTGCATTTGGTATGATGCTTACGACATATATTTTAAGAAGATACAACAAAGAGGTCATGACTGCAGAAGAATTTGCCACTGCTGGTAGATCTGTCAAGACTGGGTTAATTGCTGCATGTATTGTTCTGAGTTGGACATGGAGTGCCACTTTGAATGGATCAACAAGTCAAGTCTATAATAATGGAGTATGTGGACTGATCTTTTATGCCATGGGTGCTACAGTTCAAATCACGTTATTTGCATGTCTTGCTATCAAAGCAAGAGAACGTGCTCCAGCAGCACATACCTATTTGGAAATTGTCAAAGGTAGATATGGTACCACGActcattttatttatattttttggGGAATAGTCACCAATATCTTAGTGACTTCAATGTTGCTTAGTGGTGGAAGTGCCACCGTCAATGACTTGACCGGAATGAATATTGTTGCAGCTATATTGCTTTTGCCTTTAGGAGTTGTCATCTATACACTTTTTGGTGGTATCAAAGCTACATTTTTGACTGATTATGCTCACACTGTTGTTTTGATTGTGATTATCTTTGTTTTTGCATTTACCACTTGGGCCACATCCCCTAAGTTGGGTTCACCACAAGCAGTTTGGGAGATAGTTACCAAGTTGGCAGAGTCCAATCCAAGAGAAGGTAATGCCGGTGGCTCCTATTTTACTATGCATTCTAGATCTGGCGGTATGTTTTTtgttatcaatatcattggGAATTTTGGAACTGTGTTTTTAGATAATGGCTACTTCAACAAAGCATTTGCTGCCAACCCGCTGTCTACTTACAAAGGATACATCTTTGGAAGTCTTGCATGGTGTGCTATTCCTGCCTTATGTTCCTTAACCATGGGGTTCGCCGCTTTGGCATTAGAACACACCGAATACTGGCCATTGGGTAGACCAATGACAGCTGCTGAAGTTGCCTCTGGTTTAGTTTTGCCTAATGCTGCAAGTGCCCTTTTGGGTAAAGCTGGAGCAGTGTTGGCATTATTGATGGTGTTTATGGCAGTGACTTCAGCTATGAGTGCTGAATTGATCGCTGTGTCAACCATTGCAACCTACGATATTTACAGAACTTACATTAACCCTAACGCTTCAggtaaaaaattaatttggGTGTCACATTTGTCAACAGTTATCTTTGCTTACACCATGGCTGGGTTTGCCATTGGTCTTTACTATGCTAAAGTGTCAATGGGTTACTTGTACGAAATGATGGGTGTCATTATTGGTGGTGCAGTGTTGTCTTCTGCTTTGACA
This is a stretch of genomic DNA from Candida dubliniensis CD36 chromosome 1, complete sequence. It encodes these proteins:
- a CDS encoding urea active transporter, putative (Similar to C. albicans DUR3), whose translation is MTDSYVPLPQSAGYAVVVGLGFVFAFGMMLTTYILRRYNKEVMTAEEFATAGRSVKTGLIAACIVSSWTWSATLNGSTSQVYNNGVCGSIFYAMGATVQITLFACLAIKARERAPAAHTYLEIVKGRYGTTTHFIYIFWGIVTNILVTSMLLSGGSATVNDLTGMNIVAAILLLPLGVVIYTLFGGIKATFLTDYAHTVVLIVIIFVFAFTTWATSPKLGSPQAVWEIVTKLAESNPREGNAGGSYFTMHSRSGGMFFVINIIGNFGTVFLDNGYFNKAFAANPSSTYKGYIFGSLAWCAIPALCSLTMGFAALALEHTEYWPLGRPMTAAEVASGLVLPNAASALLGKAGAVLALLMVFMAVTSAMSAELIAVSTIATYDIYRTYINPNASGKKLIWVSHLSTVIFAYTMAGFAIGLYYAKVSMGYLYEMMGVIIGGAVLSSALTILSKRQNWHAATFTPIISTALAIMAWLVCTKKKFGSVTYLNTFEDDAMLTGNCVALLTPFIIVPILTFVFKPQNFDWKLLDQRITRVDEEEELAEALGGTVSSDPEKLNPVKSQISVIASQLVEGEREQYQKEKEILNKSFKICCIVCCTLAICLVVLFPMPLYGTKYIFSKKFFTGWVVVFIIWLFYSAFQVIIFPIWESRTDLYHTFRGIYWDLTGQTYKLKAWQNEHPEEMHAVRSQLQAQLSRTAVTHEIVDGKAFGDGYVTPANIDDALDEKKG